The Actinomycetota bacterium sequence GGGTCGCGCCCAAGGGAGCGTGAGTCCCGCGGCCGCGACATGGACGAAGGGAGAGTGCTGTGACCGAGGAGAGATCTTTCAAGCGCCGGGTACGCGAGCGCATGTCGAAGACGGGAGAGAGCTACACCGCCGCCCGCACTCAGGTAGCGCAAAAGCGTGAGCGGGTTCAAGGGGCGCGGGCGCGGCTCGCAGCGGCCGACGAGCGCGTGTCTGACCTGAAAATTCAGGAGGCAACCGGCAGGAGCTGGGACCAGTGGTTCTCGATCCTCGATCGCTGGGGCGCGCGCGACAAGAAGCACAGCGACATCGCGAAGTTCCTGGTCGAACAGCATGACGTCGGGAGCTGGTGGGCGCAGTCGATCACGGTTGGTTACGAACGCGCTCGAGGAATGCGCCTCAAGTACCAGCAGGCGAATGGCTTCTCCGTGTCCGCCACGAAGACCATCTCGGTTCCGGTCGATGTCCTCTTCGACGCGTTCGTCAACGCGCGCACCCGGAAGAGCTGGCTCACAGACGG is a genomic window containing:
- a CDS encoding DUF4287 domain-containing protein gives rise to the protein MTEERSFKRRVRERMSKTGESYTAARTQVAQKRERVQGARARLAAADERVSDLKIQEATGRSWDQWFSILDRWGARDKKHSDIAKFLVEQHDVGSWWAQSITVGYERARGMRLKYQQANGFSVSATKTISVPVDVLFDAFVNARTRKSWLTDGTMSLRTSQPGRSARFDWGDGSTRVNVGFTAKDESKSTVALAHERLPDADEAESTKALWKQRLVDLKSFLEE